AGCGAGCCGGCGGAGACGAAGGTGAACAGGTCGACGTCGACCGAGCGGGAGCCGGTGCCGGCCAGCTGCACGGTGCACAGCAGCCCGACGACGAAGGCGGCGACGACGGTCGCCGTCCCCAGCAGGTGGCCCCAGCGGTCGGTGCGCCGGCCGCCCAGCAGCAGGACGGCGGCGCCGGCCAGCGGCAGCGCGACGACCAGCCAGGCGGAGCTGAGCAGCCCCTCGGCCGCGACGGTGTCCATGGTCCCCGGCTCCCGTCAGTACTTGAGCAGGTTGGCGTCGTCGACCGACGCCGACCGGCGGGTCCGGTAGATCGACATGATGATGGCGAGGCCGATCACGACCTCGGCGGCGGCCACGACCATCACGAAGAAGGCCATGATCTGGCCGTCGACGGTGCCGGTGGCCCGGGCGAAGGTGACCAGCGTCAGGTTCACCGAGTTGAGCATCAGCTCGATGCACATGAACACGACGATCGCGTTGCGCCGGACCAGCACCCCGACCGCGCCGATGGTGAACAGGATCGCGGCCAGCACCAGGTAGTACGTCAGCGTCACCGGTGACCGTCCTCCACGCCGCCCGTGGTGCCGAGCGCCGCGTCGGGGCTGCCGAGCTGGGCCCGGCCGGTCGGACGCGGCATCTGGTCGACCTCCTGCGCCTCGCTGCCGGTGGCCACGGTCTCCTCCGACGGGCGGCCGTCGGGCAGCAGCGCGGGGGCGGCGACGGAGTTGGCGCGGGCGTACACGCCGGGGCCCGGGAACGTCTGCGGCCGGTCGGTGAGGAAGCGCGCCCGGGACAGCTCCTTCTGGGTGCGGCGGGTGCCGGGCTCGCGCTCGATGTGGGCGAGCACCATCGCGCCGACGGCCGCGGTGATCAGCAGCGCGCTGGTCACCTCGAAGGCCAGCAGGTAGCGGGTGAACAGCACCTCGGCGATCGCCTCGATGTTGCCCTGCTCGCCCTGCGCGCCGCTCAGTCCGGTGGCCACCGTGTCCTGGGTGGCGCGGGCGATGCCGGCGCCGACCAGGCCGGCGAAGCCCACCCCGAGCACGATCGCCGCCACCCGCTGGCCGCGCAGGGTCTCCACCACCGAGTCGGAGGAGTCGCGGCCGACCAGCATGAGGACGAAGAGGAACAGGATCATGATCGCACCGGTGTAGACGATGATCTGCACCGCCCCGAGGAACGGCGCCTCCTGCACGACGTAGAACACGCCGAGCGCGAGCATCGTGTTGACCAGCCACAGCGCCGAGTGGACGGCGTTGCGGCTGAACACCATCCCCAGCGCCCCGGCCAGCGCGATCGGCCCGAGGACCCAGAAGACGACGGCCTCCCCGGTGCCCAGCTGCACCGAGGTGTCGGCGGCCGCGGCCAGCGCGCTCATGCCCGCTCCACCGTGACGGGCTCCGCCGCGGAGCCCTGCTGCGGCTCGCGCACGTAGTAGTCCTTCTCGTCGTCGCCCAGCCGCATCGCGTGCGGCGGGGCCTCCATCCCGGGCAGGAGCGGCGCCATGAGCTGCTCCTTGGTGTAGATCAGGTCCTGGCGGTTGTCGTCGGCCAGCTCGAAGTCGTTGCTCATCGTCAGCGAGCGGGTCGGGCAGGCCTCGATGCACAGCCCGCAGAAGATGCAGCGCAGGTAGTTGATCTGGTAGACGCGCCCGTAGCGCTCCCCCGGCGAGTAGCGCTCGTCCTCGGTGTTGTCGCCGCCCTCGACGTAGATCGCGTCGGCCGGGCAGGCCCAGGCGCACAGCTCGCAGCCGACGCACTTCTCCAGCCCGTCGGGGTGCCGGTTGAGCACGTGCCGGCCGTGGTAGCGCGGCTTGGTCACCTTCGGCGTCTCGGGGTACTGCTCGGTGGTCACCTTCTTGAACATCTGGCCGAAGGTGACGCCGAAGCCCTGGCCGGGCGCCGGGAGCAGGCTGCGGCGGGCCGGCGGGGCGGCGACGTCACCGCCGGCCCGCTCCACCGCACCCCTCGACGCCTGCGCGAGGCCCTTCTCCTGGCCGGTCGTCGTCGGGTCCTGCTCAGCCATCGGGGTCCTCCTGTGCGCGGGTGGCGGTGCTGCCGCGGCGGCCGCTGCTGACGACCCCGCTCCCGTCGGGCCGGCCGGCCGGGGCGCCGACCGGCTCGGCGCGGCGCAGCCGGGGTGAGGGAGGCACGGTCAGGTCCATGGGCGGCACCGGGAAGCCGCCCTCGGCGCGCGACGGGCCGGTGCCCTGCGCGGGCCGGCGCCGCGGTCCGGCCGGCGGCAGGACCTCCGCGTCCGGCTCGGTCGCCCGGACCGCCCCGGCCGCGGCCTGCTCGGCCATGATCCGGGTGTCGCGGTTGCTCATCCGGCTGGCGATCGCGAGGCCGGCGAGCACCAGCAGCGCGATCGGCACGCCGACGAACAGCGCCACCTGCCCGGTGGACAGGTCCGCCTCGCGGGAGACGGTGCGCATCGTGGCGACGACGACGATCCAGACCAGCGCCGTCGGGACGAGCACCTTCCACCCGAAGCGCATGAACTGGTCGTAGCGCAGCCGGGGCAGCGTGCCGCGCAGCCAGATGAAGACGAACAGCGCGGCGGTGACCTTGAGGAAGAACCACAGCAGCGGCCACCAGCCGGAGTTGGCGCCGTCCCAGATCGACAGCGGCCACGGAGCCCGCCAGCCGCCGAGGAACAGCGTCGCGGCCAGGGCCGAGACGGTGACCATGTTGATGTACTCGGCGAGGAAGAACAGCGCGAACTTCAGCGACGAGTACTCGGTGTGGAAGCCGCCGACCAGCTCGCTCTCGGCCTCCGGCAGGTCGAAGGGCGCGCGGTTGGTCTCACCGACGACGGCGATCACGTAGATGACGAAGCTGACCGGCAGCAGGACGGCGAACCAGCTCGGCCCGGTGAAGTCCAGGCCGAAGAAGGACACCTGGTTGCCGTCGGCCTGGGCCGCGACGATCTCCGACGTCGACATCGAGCCGGCGTAGAGGAACACCGCGACGATCGACAGCCCCATCGCGATCTCGTAGCTGACCATCTGCGCCGCGCTGCGCAGGGAGCCCAGCAGCGGGTAGGTCGAGCCGGAGGCCCAGCCGCCCAGCACGATGCCGTAGATCCCCATCGCCGAGCAGGCCAGCACGATGAGGACACCGATGGGGGCGTCGGTCAGCTGCAGCGGGGTGCGCTGGCCGAAGATGCTGACCATCGGGCCCAGCGGGATGACCGAGAAGGCCAGGAACGCCGGGACGGTGGCCAGGACCGGGGCCAGGAAGTAGACCGGCCGGTCCGCCAGCGCCGGCATGATGTCTTCCTTGAAGGCCAGCTTGAGCCCGTCGGCCAGGCTCTGCAGCGACCCGCGCGGGCCGACCCGGTTGGGGCCGGAGCGCTGCTGCATGCGGGCGACGACCTTGCGCTCGAAGACGATCGCGAACAGCGTCATCAGCACGAGGACCGCGAAGACGCCGACGATCTTGAGGAGCACGATCCACCAGACGTCGCGCCCGAAGTCCTCGAGCGTCGGCTGGTCGGCGGCGACGGCGAGCAGGGTCACGACCGGGCCTCGCCGGCGCTCGTCGCGGTCGCGCCCCCGGGTGCTCGGCCGCGGGACGACCCCGCGAGCTCGGTCGCCGCGGCACCTCCCGCGCCGGCCGGGAGGCCGCCGGGACGGCCGCCGCTGAGACCGACGACGCCGCCGGGCGCGGTACCCAGCTGGGTGCGCAGCTCGCTGCCGGGTGAGCGCATCGGCAGCCAGACCACGCCGTCGGGCATCTCGGTGACGGCCACCGGCAGGGTCACCGAGCCGGTGGCGCCGGTGACGGTGAGCCCGTCGCCGTCGACCAGGCCGAGCCGGGCGGCGGCCTCGGCGCCCAGCCGCGCCACCGGCGGGCGGGCGGTGCCGGCGAGCTCGGGCTCGTCGCGCTGCAACGTGCCGACGTCGAGCAGCTGCCGCCAGGAGGCCAGCAGCGCCTCGCCCTCGCCCGGCTGCGGGGTCGTGAGCGGCGGGACGTCGAGCCCGGTGGCCTCGGCCCGCTCGGGGGCGGCACCGAGTGCCGCGAGCTCGGCGCGGGCCGCCTCGGGCGTGGGCAGCCGCAGGTCGACGTCGAGGTACTCGGCCAGGCCGTGCAGCACCCGGCCGTCGGGCAGCTGCCCGGTGCCGTGCAGCGTGGCGTCGAAGGAGCGCACCCGCCCCTCCCAGTCGAGATAGCTGCCCGCCTTCTCCGGCGCGGCGGCGACCGGCAGGACGACGTCGGCGTGCTCGGTGACGGAGCCGGGCCGCTGCTCGAGGCTGACGACGAAGGACGCCGCCGCCAGGGCCGCCTCGGCCAGCTGCGGGTCGGGCAGGTCGGCCGGGTCGACGCCGCCGACGAGCAGGCCGCCCAGCCGCCCGTCGCGGACGGCGGTGAGGATGCCGGTGGTGTCGCGGCCCGGCGCGGCCGGGAGACCGGTGGGGTCCAGGCCCCACAGCGCGGCCACCTCGGCCCGTGCCACCGGGTCGGCGACCGGGCGCCCGCCCGGCAGCAGCCCCGGCAGGGCGCCGGCCTCCACCGCGCCGCGCTCCCCGGCCCGCCGCGGCACCCAGGCCACCCGGGCCCCGGTGGCGCGGGCCAGCGCGGCGAGCGCGGTGAAGGCGCCCGGGACCTCGGCCAGCCGCTCGCCGGCGAGCACGACCGCGCCGGGCTGCCGCAGCGCCTCGACGGCCGGCCCGCCCCAGGTGCCCTCGGCCAGCGCGCCCAGCGCCCGCGCCTCGGTGCCCGGGAGGGTCACCAGCACGGTGGCCCGCAGCTTCTGCGCCGCGCGGGTGGCGAAGGGCGCCAGGTCGTAGACCCTCAGCGAGCCCTTGCGCACCGCGCGGCGCAGCCGCAGGAAGACGATCGGCGACTCCTCCTCCGGCTCGAAGCCGGCGAGCAGCACGGCCGGGGCGGCGGTGAGGTCGTCGTAGGTCACCGCGCCGCTGTCGGGGTAGGTGCCGGCGACGTGCGCGGTGAGGAACGCCTGCTCCTCGGCCGAGTGCGCGCGGGCGCGGGCGTCGACGTCGTGGGTGCCCAGCGCGACCCGGGCGAACTTGGCGTAGGCGTAGGCGTCCTCGACCGTCAGCCGGCCGCCGGGCAGCACCCCCACCCCGCCGGCCGCGCGGGCGGCGCGCAGGCCCTCGGCCGCGGCCGCCCAGGCGTCGGGCCAGGACGCCGGCTCCAGCACGCCGTCGCGGCGGACCAGCGGGGTGGTCAGCCGGTCGTTGGTGGCGGCGTAGCGGAAGGCGTAGCGGCCCTTGTCGCAGGTCCACTCCTCGTTGACCGCCGGGTCCTCCCCCGCCAGCCGGCGCATGACCTTGCCCCGCCGGTAGTCGGTGCGCATCGAGCAGCCCGAGGCGCAGTGCTCGCACACCGAGGGCTCGCTGCGCAGGTCGAAGGGCCGCGAGCGGAACCGGTACTGGGCGCTGGTGAGCGCACCGACCGGGCAGATCTGGGTGGTGTTGCCGGAGAAGTAGGAGGAGAAGGGCTCGTCCTCGTAGACGGCGACCTGCTCCAGCGCGCCCCGCTCGAACAGCTCGATGAACGGGTCGCCGGCCACCTGCTGGGAGAAGCGGGTGCAGCGGGCGCACAGCACGCAGCGCTCGCGGTCGAGCAGGACCTGGCTGCTGATCGGCAGCGGCTTGGGATAGGTCCGCTTGACGTCGACGAAGCGGGACTCGGCGCGGCCGTTGCTCATCGCCTGGTTCTGCAGCGGGCACTCACCACCCTTGTCGCAGACCGGGCAGTCCAGCGGGTGGTTGATCAGCAGCAGCTCCATCGTGCCCTGCTGCGCCTTGTCGGCGACCGCGCTGGTCAGCTGGGTGTGCACGGCCATGCCGTCGCTGACCGGCATGGTGCAGGAGGCGACCGGCTTGCGCTGGCCCTCCACCTCGACCAGGCACTGCCGGCAGGCACCGACCGGGTCGAGCAGGGGGTGGTCGCAGAACCGCGGGATCTGGATGCCGACCATCTCGGCGGCCCGGATGATCAGCGTCCCCTTGGGCACGGCGACGTCGAAGCCGTCGATGGTGCAGTGCACGGCGTCGGGCGGGGTGTGCGGCCCGGGGACGCCGGGCGGCACCGCCGCGGCGGGCTCGGGGCTGGTGGGTGTCAAGGTCACGAGGCGACTCCGACGGGCTCGAGGCGCAGGGAGCGGCCCAGGCGGGCCTGCTCCTCGGGCGGCAGCAGGGCGACGTAGTCGTCGCGGAAGTACTTCAGCGAGCTGGTGATGCAGCTGGTCGCGCCGTCACCGAGGGCGCAGAACGACCGGCCGAGGATGTTGTCGCAGGTGTCGGTGAGCAGGTCGAGGTCGGCCGCGGTCCCGCGGCCGTCGACCATCCGCTGCAGCACCTGCACCAGCCAGTAGGTGCCCTCGCGGCACGGGGTGCACTTGCCGCAGCTCTCGTGCGCGTAGAACTCGGTGAACCGCAGGGTGGCCTCGACGATCGAGTCGGTCTCGTCGAACACCATGAGCGCGGTGGTGCCGAGCATGGAGCCCGCGGCGGCCACCGAGTCGAAGTCGAGCGGGACGTCGAGGTGCTCGGCGGTGAAGTACGGCGTCGACGAGCCGCCCGGCGTCCAGAACTTCAGCTCGTGGCCGGGGCGCACGCCACCGGCCATCGCCAGCAGCTCGCGCATGGTGGTGCCCATCGGGGCCTCGTACTGGCCGGGGCGCACGACGCGGCCCGACAGCGAGTAGATCTTCGGCCCCGGCGACTTCTCCGGCCCGAAGCGCTTGAACCACTCGGCGCCGCCGCGGACGACGAACGGGACGGTGGCCAGCGTCTCGACGTTGTTGATCACCGTCGGGGCGCCGTAGAGCCCGGCGACCGCGGGGAACGGCGGCTTGAGGCGCGGCTGGCCGCGGTAGCCCTCGAGCGAGTCGAGCAGCGCCGTCTCCTCGCCGCAGATGTAGGCCCCGGCACCGGCGTGCACGACCAGCTCGAGGTCGTAGCCCGAGCCGAGGACGTCGGTGCCGAGGTAGCCGGCCGCGTAGGCCTCCTCGACGGCGGAGACCAGCCGGCGGTGGGCGTGCACCGCCTCGCCGCGGACGTAGATGACGGCGAACCGGCACCGGATCGCGTACGCGGAGATGATCACGCCCTCCACCAGGGAGTGCGGGTCGGTCATCATCAGCGGCAGGTCCTTGCAGGTGCCCGGCTCGCCCTCGTCGGCGTTGACCACGAGGTACTTGGGCATCGCGGCCGGGCCGGTGGGCGTCTCCCCCGGCTTGGGCTGCGGGATGAAGCTCCACTTCATGCCGGTCGGGAAGCCGGCGCCGCCGCGTCCGCGCAGACCGGAGTCCTTGACCAGGGTGACCAGCTCGTCGGGCGACATCGACAGCGCGGTGCGCAGCGCGGCGTAGCCGTCGAGCGACTCGTAGGTGGACAGGCGCCAGGGCTGGTCGGCGTCCCAGCGCGAGGTGAGGACGGGGGTGAGGGGCACGGTGTCAGGCCTCCCTGGTGGGTCCCTGGCCGGAGGTCCCCGGCTCGGTGCCCGCAGGTGTGTCGGTGGTGGGCCGGGGGCCGGAGGGCGTCTTCCGGCCGTACTCGGTGCCCTCGTCGGGGTGCGTCTGCGCCGCGCCGGCGCGCTCGGCGGGGTTGTCGGCGGCGGCGACGCGGGCGTCGCCGGCCTCCTTCTCCGGCGTCTGGCCGGCGTCCCCGGACGGCGCGACGGTGTCCACGGGCTCGCCGGTGTCGGGAGCCCCGGGCTCGGGGCCGGCCATGGGCGGGGCGGTCTCGCCGCGCTCGGCGGCCAGCCGGACGCCGGCCAGCGTCGGGCCCCACTCCCCCGGCGCGTCGACGGCGGCGCGGGCACCGGCGGCGTCGGCGTGCTGGGAGAAGCCGGCCAGCTGCCGGGAGACGCCGCGGAAGTCGGTGAGCGGCGCGCCCCGGGTCGGCGGCGGCTTCTCGCCCCGGCGCAGCGCGGCCACCAGCGCGCGGGCGCTGTCGACGTCCTGCTGGTCGTAGAACTCGTAGTCGACGGTGACCACGGGCGCGTAGTCGCAGGCGGCCAGGCACTCGGCGTGCTCGAGGGTGACCGAGCCGTCGGCCGCCGTCTCGTCGTGGTGGACGCCGAGGTCGGCCGACAGCGCGTCCATGATCCGCTGCCCGCCGAGGACGGCGCACAGCGTGTTGGTGCAGACGCTGACCAGGTGCCGGCCGGTCGGGCGGCGCTTGTACATCGTGTAGAAGGTCGCGACCGCGCCGACCTCGGCCTTGGTCAGCCCCAGCTCCTCGGCGCACAGCGCGACGCCCTCGGGCGAGACGTAGCCCTGGTAGCTCTGCACCAGGTGCAGCATCGGCAGCAGCGCCGAGCGCGGCTGCGGGTAGCGGGCCATGATCTCCCGCGCCTCGATCCGGGTCTGCGCGGTCAGCGGCGGCAGGTCCGCGGTCACCGGCTCGACGGGGCTGTCGACCAGCCCCGTCGTCGCCGCGCCCTCCGCCGATCCGGGCAGCGCGCTCATCGATCGACACCCCCCATCACCGGGTCGATGGAGGCGATCGCGGCGATGACGTCGGCGATCATGCCGCCCTCGCTCATCGCCGCCGTCGCCTGCAGGTTGACGAAGCTGGGGTCGCGCACGTGGACGCGGAACGGGCGGGTGCCGCCGTCGCTGACGACGTGGTAGCCGAGCTCGCCGCGCGGCGACTCGACCGGCACGTAGACCTGCCCGGCCGGCACCCGGAAGCCCTCGGTGACCAGCTTGAAGTGGTGGATGAGGGCCTCCATCGAGGTGCCCATGATGTGCTTCACGTGCTCGAGGGAGTTGCCCATGCCGTCGGCGCCGAGGGACAGCTGCGCCGGCCAGGCGATCTTCCTGTCCTCGACCATGACCGGGCCGGGCTCGAGCCGGTCGAGCG
This region of Geodermatophilus bullaregiensis genomic DNA includes:
- the nuoK gene encoding NADH-quinone oxidoreductase subunit NuoK, with amino-acid sequence MTLTYYLVLAAILFTIGAVGVLVRRNAIVVFMCIELMLNSVNLTLVTFARATGTVDGQIMAFFVMVVAAAEVVIGLAIIMSIYRTRRSASVDDANLLKY
- a CDS encoding NADH-quinone oxidoreductase subunit J translates to MSALAAAADTSVQLGTGEAVVFWVLGPIALAGALGMVFSRNAVHSALWLVNTMLALGVFYVVQEAPFLGAVQIIVYTGAIMILFLFVLMLVGRDSSDSVVETLRGQRVAAIVLGVGFAGLVGAGIARATQDTVATGLSGAQGEQGNIEAIAEVLFTRYLLAFEVTSALLITAAVGAMVLAHIEREPGTRRTQKELSRARFLTDRPQTFPGPGVYARANSVAAPALLPDGRPSEETVATGSEAQEVDQMPRPTGRAQLGSPDAALGTTGGVEDGHR
- the nuoI gene encoding NADH-quinone oxidoreductase subunit NuoI; the encoded protein is MAEQDPTTTGQEKGLAQASRGAVERAGGDVAAPPARRSLLPAPGQGFGVTFGQMFKKVTTEQYPETPKVTKPRYHGRHVLNRHPDGLEKCVGCELCAWACPADAIYVEGGDNTEDERYSPGERYGRVYQINYLRCIFCGLCIEACPTRSLTMSNDFELADDNRQDLIYTKEQLMAPLLPGMEAPPHAMRLGDDEKDYYVREPQQGSAAEPVTVERA
- the nuoH gene encoding NADH-quinone oxidoreductase subunit NuoH, whose translation is MTLLAVAADQPTLEDFGRDVWWIVLLKIVGVFAVLVLMTLFAIVFERKVVARMQQRSGPNRVGPRGSLQSLADGLKLAFKEDIMPALADRPVYFLAPVLATVPAFLAFSVIPLGPMVSIFGQRTPLQLTDAPIGVLIVLACSAMGIYGIVLGGWASGSTYPLLGSLRSAAQMVSYEIAMGLSIVAVFLYAGSMSTSEIVAAQADGNQVSFFGLDFTGPSWFAVLLPVSFVIYVIAVVGETNRAPFDLPEAESELVGGFHTEYSSLKFALFFLAEYINMVTVSALAATLFLGGWRAPWPLSIWDGANSGWWPLLWFFLKVTAALFVFIWLRGTLPRLRYDQFMRFGWKVLVPTALVWIVVVATMRTVSREADLSTGQVALFVGVPIALLVLAGLAIASRMSNRDTRIMAEQAAAGAVRATEPDAEVLPPAGPRRRPAQGTGPSRAEGGFPVPPMDLTVPPSPRLRRAEPVGAPAGRPDGSGVVSSGRRGSTATRAQEDPDG
- a CDS encoding NADH-quinone oxidoreductase subunit G, coding for MTLTPTSPEPAAAVPPGVPGPHTPPDAVHCTIDGFDVAVPKGTLIIRAAEMVGIQIPRFCDHPLLDPVGACRQCLVEVEGQRKPVASCTMPVSDGMAVHTQLTSAVADKAQQGTMELLLINHPLDCPVCDKGGECPLQNQAMSNGRAESRFVDVKRTYPKPLPISSQVLLDRERCVLCARCTRFSQQVAGDPFIELFERGALEQVAVYEDEPFSSYFSGNTTQICPVGALTSAQYRFRSRPFDLRSEPSVCEHCASGCSMRTDYRRGKVMRRLAGEDPAVNEEWTCDKGRYAFRYAATNDRLTTPLVRRDGVLEPASWPDAWAAAAEGLRAARAAGGVGVLPGGRLTVEDAYAYAKFARVALGTHDVDARARAHSAEEQAFLTAHVAGTYPDSGAVTYDDLTAAPAVLLAGFEPEEESPIVFLRLRRAVRKGSLRVYDLAPFATRAAQKLRATVLVTLPGTEARALGALAEGTWGGPAVEALRQPGAVVLAGERLAEVPGAFTALAALARATGARVAWVPRRAGERGAVEAGALPGLLPGGRPVADPVARAEVAALWGLDPTGLPAAPGRDTTGILTAVRDGRLGGLLVGGVDPADLPDPQLAEAALAAASFVVSLEQRPGSVTEHADVVLPVAAAPEKAGSYLDWEGRVRSFDATLHGTGQLPDGRVLHGLAEYLDVDLRLPTPEAARAELAALGAAPERAEATGLDVPPLTTPQPGEGEALLASWRQLLDVGTLQRDEPELAGTARPPVARLGAEAAARLGLVDGDGLTVTGATGSVTLPVAVTEMPDGVVWLPMRSPGSELRTQLGTAPGGVVGLSGGRPGGLPAGAGGAAATELAGSSRGRAPGGATATSAGEARS
- the nuoF gene encoding NADH-quinone oxidoreductase subunit NuoF, which translates into the protein MPLTPVLTSRWDADQPWRLSTYESLDGYAALRTALSMSPDELVTLVKDSGLRGRGGAGFPTGMKWSFIPQPKPGETPTGPAAMPKYLVVNADEGEPGTCKDLPLMMTDPHSLVEGVIISAYAIRCRFAVIYVRGEAVHAHRRLVSAVEEAYAAGYLGTDVLGSGYDLELVVHAGAGAYICGEETALLDSLEGYRGQPRLKPPFPAVAGLYGAPTVINNVETLATVPFVVRGGAEWFKRFGPEKSPGPKIYSLSGRVVRPGQYEAPMGTTMRELLAMAGGVRPGHELKFWTPGGSSTPYFTAEHLDVPLDFDSVAAAGSMLGTTALMVFDETDSIVEATLRFTEFYAHESCGKCTPCREGTYWLVQVLQRMVDGRGTAADLDLLTDTCDNILGRSFCALGDGATSCITSSLKYFRDDYVALLPPEEQARLGRSLRLEPVGVAS
- the nuoE gene encoding NADH-quinone oxidoreductase subunit NuoE — protein: MSALPGSAEGAATTGLVDSPVEPVTADLPPLTAQTRIEAREIMARYPQPRSALLPMLHLVQSYQGYVSPEGVALCAEELGLTKAEVGAVATFYTMYKRRPTGRHLVSVCTNTLCAVLGGQRIMDALSADLGVHHDETAADGSVTLEHAECLAACDYAPVVTVDYEFYDQQDVDSARALVAALRRGEKPPPTRGAPLTDFRGVSRQLAGFSQHADAAGARAAVDAPGEWGPTLAGVRLAAERGETAPPMAGPEPGAPDTGEPVDTVAPSGDAGQTPEKEAGDARVAAADNPAERAGAAQTHPDEGTEYGRKTPSGPRPTTDTPAGTEPGTSGQGPTREA